The following proteins come from a genomic window of Methanosarcina sp. MTP4:
- a CDS encoding ABC transporter permease, translated as MVINAEILEATLEHLFLAYTALLAGIIVAVPLVLLSLYSKRLASMVMRFSNLVQAVPSFAVVAVVVPLIGIGFTPAVIAIMLRVLLPIIKNTYIGLFNVDPALIDSAKGIGLTEFQIIRNVRLPNAYPAIFAGLKFAAILANSIAVLTALIGGGGLGSMIFEGLTNFNTAKILAGTLPVIAIALFLDFFFSVLERRLTPKYLENDA; from the coding sequence ATGGTCATAAACGCAGAAATTCTGGAAGCTACCCTTGAACACCTTTTCCTGGCTTATACGGCACTTCTTGCAGGAATTATCGTTGCCGTCCCTCTGGTCCTTCTCTCATTGTACAGTAAGAGGCTGGCTTCAATGGTCATGAGGTTTTCCAATCTTGTCCAGGCAGTCCCGAGTTTTGCGGTTGTAGCCGTTGTAGTCCCTCTTATCGGGATAGGCTTTACCCCGGCAGTCATTGCCATTATGCTGCGTGTCCTGCTTCCGATTATCAAGAACACTTATATAGGGCTTTTCAACGTAGACCCTGCTCTAATCGATTCTGCAAAGGGAATAGGGCTGACGGAGTTCCAGATAATCCGTAATGTCCGGTTGCCCAATGCCTATCCTGCCATATTTGCAGGGCTCAAGTTTGCTGCCATCCTTGCAAACAGCATAGCCGTGCTGACAGCCCTTATAGGAGGCGGGGGACTAGGGTCAATGATTTTCGAAGGGCTTACCAACTTTAATACTGCAAAAATCCTTGCAGGAACCCTTCCGGTTATAGCCATTGCCCTTTTCCTTGACTTCTTCTTCTCGGTGTTGGAACGCCGTTTGACCCCGAAATACCTTGAAAATGATGCCTAA
- a CDS encoding ABC transporter ATP-binding protein produces the protein MKFKKLFNRIESVRLENVTKKYGDRFAVRDLDLEVRGGELMILIGRSGSGKTTTLRMINRLIEPDIGRVSINGEDVGDFDPVRLRRSIGYVIQNIGLLPHLKVSENIGLILKLEGWDEVKIRERVSELLNFVSLPPESFMDRYPHQLSGGQQQRIGLARALAMDPPLLLMDEPFGALDPLLRTQLQDEFCKIKKELGKTIVFVTHDINEAFKLGDRVAIMDNASLVQVGTPEELIFEPSSELVSEIVDSKRKYRHMEALKVRDMAQPLDPGYFLEGNLPAEIALRKMVDDGLEVAFVFKESGTVGKISLNEVLKAGKTGKSLKEISKSLLVVPADASLFEALMQLKEEEESMALVLEGAIPVGLLFSDRVLQGLI, from the coding sequence ATGAAGTTCAAAAAACTTTTTAACCGAATCGAGTCCGTCAGGCTCGAAAACGTAACGAAGAAGTATGGGGACCGTTTCGCCGTCAGGGACCTGGACCTTGAGGTCAGGGGAGGGGAACTTATGATCCTGATCGGGCGCAGCGGTTCCGGGAAAACTACTACCCTTCGGATGATCAACCGCCTGATAGAACCCGATATCGGGAGAGTGTCCATAAACGGAGAGGATGTGGGGGACTTCGACCCGGTACGGCTCAGGCGGAGCATCGGGTATGTGATCCAGAACATCGGTCTGCTCCCGCACCTGAAAGTCTCGGAAAACATCGGACTCATCCTGAAACTGGAAGGGTGGGATGAAGTAAAAATCCGGGAAAGGGTCAGCGAACTTCTGAATTTCGTATCCCTGCCTCCTGAAAGTTTCATGGACCGCTATCCTCACCAGCTTAGCGGGGGACAACAGCAGAGGATCGGGCTTGCAAGGGCTCTTGCTATGGACCCTCCGCTGCTCCTTATGGACGAACCTTTCGGGGCACTTGACCCTCTTCTCAGGACCCAGCTCCAGGACGAGTTCTGCAAAATAAAAAAGGAACTCGGGAAGACCATCGTTTTCGTTACCCATGACATCAATGAAGCTTTCAAGCTGGGGGACCGGGTTGCCATTATGGATAACGCTTCTCTTGTTCAGGTGGGAACTCCCGAAGAACTGATCTTTGAGCCTTCAAGTGAGCTTGTTTCTGAAATTGTTGACTCGAAAAGAAAATACAGGCACATGGAAGCGTTGAAAGTAAGGGATATGGCGCAGCCCCTTGATCCCGGATATTTCCTGGAAGGAAATCTACCTGCCGAAATTGCTCTTAGAAAAATGGTTGATGACGGACTTGAAGTCGCTTTCGTGTTTAAAGAATCCGGGACTGTGGGAAAAATTTCATTAAATGAAGTCCTGAAGGCCGGAAAGACCGGGAAAAGCCTGAAAGAAATCTCAAAATCCCTTCTCGTAGTTCCTGCAGATGCTTCACTTTTCGAGGCCCTGATGCAGCTCAAGGAAGAGGAGGAGTCCATGGCGCTGGTCCTGGAAGGGGCAATTCCGGTAGGTCTTCTTTTTTCCGACAGGGTTCTCCAGGGACTGATCTAA
- a CDS encoding cation:proton antiporter, with protein sequence MLDPILLLGLVVAVLIMSLAAQALSRYFRIPFIIFLLIEGIIVGPEVLNLLDPALYIEGLSAIVAISVAVIVFDGGLHIDLKHIRMVQESVLKLTTIGVLVTFLGTTVLTSLLIGIPLELAALFGALVTATGPTVISPIVRNIQISHKLGKILELEGVLNDAASVILAAMVFEWVAAELSGTDAVVFILYRLGIGIALGSFSGFALRWFFTRGTAISKQTARLVSLTAVFACFVLSEYLGNESGILAVAVFGIILGTSEFPYKETIKEFKSDIVIVMLSLIFILLAAMLKFEDIQRIGASGIALVLLLVFLIRPVAVFVSMWNSRIGTNEKLFISFVGPRGVVPTSVATYFAIKLDSMGIPGGQTLVGLVFLTVIITVFMSGSLSKKVADILEVIPMEILIIGGGKVGRILAERFDRRGENVVVVDISEDNCKKCMELGIRIVQGDAGDVNVLKKAGIENAKYVVATTNKDNTNLLFCQIAKASFGFRGDQLVARVNEIENLQAFWDLGIRAMSPATTTAVVLDNMIGRPHLFSMCEVGGEGDMMEVKVTNPKVVGKAIKDIQFPEKSLLVMVQRGSDSIIAHGSLVLEYEDIITVIGEGDAAKRTADILHK encoded by the coding sequence ATGCTTGATCCGATACTTCTACTTGGGCTGGTAGTTGCCGTGCTTATCATGTCCCTTGCCGCACAGGCACTCAGCCGTTATTTCCGGATTCCTTTTATCATTTTCCTGTTGATCGAAGGAATTATCGTAGGGCCCGAAGTCCTGAACCTGCTGGATCCTGCCCTCTACATCGAGGGGCTCAGTGCTATCGTGGCAATCTCGGTAGCCGTTATTGTTTTTGACGGTGGGCTTCACATTGACCTGAAGCATATCAGGATGGTTCAGGAAAGTGTCCTGAAACTGACAACAATCGGAGTCCTTGTAACCTTTCTGGGAACCACGGTTTTGACCAGCCTCTTGATAGGGATCCCTCTCGAACTAGCCGCCCTTTTCGGAGCCCTTGTCACGGCAACAGGGCCGACAGTGATCTCTCCCATTGTAAGAAACATCCAGATCAGCCACAAGCTCGGCAAGATCCTGGAGCTTGAAGGGGTCCTGAATGATGCTGCCAGTGTGATCCTTGCAGCAATGGTCTTCGAATGGGTCGCAGCAGAACTCTCCGGGACGGATGCGGTAGTCTTTATCCTTTACAGGTTGGGAATCGGAATTGCTCTGGGTTCTTTCAGCGGTTTTGCTCTCCGCTGGTTCTTTACCCGGGGGACGGCGATCAGCAAACAGACCGCAAGGCTGGTTTCCCTTACCGCCGTGTTTGCCTGCTTCGTCCTTTCAGAATACCTTGGCAATGAGTCAGGGATTCTGGCTGTAGCTGTCTTCGGGATCATCCTCGGAACTTCGGAATTTCCTTACAAGGAGACCATCAAGGAATTCAAGAGCGACATTGTGATTGTGATGCTCTCCCTGATTTTCATCCTGCTTGCGGCAATGCTAAAATTCGAGGATATCCAGAGGATAGGGGCAAGCGGGATAGCCCTTGTGCTGCTTCTCGTGTTCCTGATCCGCCCGGTGGCGGTCTTCGTTTCAATGTGGAACTCTCGGATCGGCACGAATGAGAAACTTTTCATTTCCTTCGTTGGGCCCAGGGGCGTTGTGCCGACTTCGGTTGCGACTTATTTTGCAATCAAGCTTGATTCGATGGGCATTCCCGGGGGGCAGACCCTTGTGGGGCTTGTCTTCCTTACGGTTATCATCACGGTCTTCATGAGTGGCAGCCTGTCAAAAAAAGTGGCAGATATACTGGAGGTAATCCCTATGGAAATCCTTATCATTGGTGGAGGAAAGGTAGGCAGGATTCTTGCCGAACGCTTTGACAGAAGAGGAGAAAATGTTGTAGTTGTGGACATTTCCGAGGATAACTGCAAGAAGTGCATGGAACTCGGAATCCGGATCGTCCAGGGCGATGCCGGGGATGTAAATGTCCTGAAAAAGGCAGGAATTGAAAATGCCAAATATGTGGTTGCGACAACCAATAAGGACAACACGAACCTTCTCTTCTGCCAGATTGCAAAAGCTTCTTTCGGATTCAGGGGTGACCAGCTGGTAGCCAGGGTAAACGAGATCGAAAACCTGCAGGCTTTCTGGGATCTGGGCATCCGCGCCATGAGTCCGGCCACGACAACGGCAGTTGTGCTTGACAACATGATCGGAAGGCCCCACCTTTTCTCCATGTGCGAGGTCGGGGGTGAAGGGGACATGATGGAAGTCAAGGTCACTAACCCCAAAGTAGTCGGAAAAGCCATCAAAGATATCCAGTTCCCTGAAAAGAGCCTCCTTGTAATGGTGCAGCGGGGTAGTGATTCCATCATCGCTCACGGGAGTCTTGTGCTTGAATATGAAGATATAATAACCGTGATCGGGGAAGGGGATGCAGCCAAGCGCACTGCTGATATACTTCACAAATAA
- a CDS encoding ABC transporter permease: MVGYLSEVVQIINEVLTEVQRVWNTQVLSLRTLEHLYMFAIALFVSILAGVAVGVLIYRNPKLADPVLNGLNVVETIPDVALLVLLLPIFGIGTGPTVAASILYSILPIARNTYTGLANVPREYVEIAEALGLNPGEILMRVRFPLALPLIAGGIRIAVVFTMGVVTLGGLIAAGGLGAALQNGIQLYDMGTILVTGAWVGLLAVILDGGAGIIENRLKVRYGTWS; this comes from the coding sequence ATGGTGGGTTACCTGAGCGAAGTCGTCCAGATTATAAATGAAGTTTTAACGGAAGTCCAGAGGGTCTGGAATACCCAGGTCCTTTCGCTTCGCACCCTTGAACACCTCTATATGTTCGCAATTGCGCTTTTTGTCTCCATCCTTGCGGGCGTAGCTGTGGGAGTCCTTATTTACCGGAACCCGAAGCTTGCAGACCCGGTCCTGAACGGCCTGAACGTTGTGGAGACAATTCCGGATGTTGCGCTCCTTGTACTCCTACTTCCCATTTTCGGGATAGGTACAGGCCCGACGGTTGCTGCTTCGATCCTCTATTCCATCCTGCCCATAGCCAGAAATACGTATACGGGCCTTGCAAACGTTCCCAGGGAATATGTAGAGATCGCCGAAGCCCTGGGGCTTAATCCCGGGGAAATCCTTATGAGAGTACGTTTTCCCCTGGCGCTGCCCCTGATAGCAGGAGGTATCCGGATAGCTGTCGTGTTCACCATGGGAGTCGTGACACTTGGGGGCTTGATCGCTGCAGGAGGGCTTGGAGCAGCTCTCCAGAACGGGATACAGCTCTATGACATGGGGACAATCCTGGTAACAGGAGCCTGGGTCGGGCTGCTGGCAGTAATCCTGGACGGGGGAGCAGGCATTATTGAGAACAGGCTGAAGGTGAGGTACGGGACATGGTCATAA
- a CDS encoding DUF427 domain-containing protein: MAKATWKGKVLAESDEPKIIEGNLYFPPESVNREYFKESETHTTCPWKGKANYYDVVVEGEVNKAAAWHYPDPEPAAKELKNYVAFWKGVEVEA, from the coding sequence ATGGCAAAAGCAACATGGAAGGGAAAGGTGCTCGCAGAAAGCGATGAACCTAAAATAATCGAAGGGAACCTCTATTTCCCGCCAGAATCCGTAAACAGAGAATACTTTAAGGAAAGCGAAACCCACACTACCTGCCCCTGGAAAGGGAAAGCAAACTATTATGACGTGGTTGTGGAAGGAGAGGTCAACAAAGCCGCTGCATGGCATTATCCGGACCCAGAACCTGCTGCAAAGGAACTCAAGAATTATGTAGCTTTCTGGAAGGGTGTGGAGGTAGAGGCATAA